Proteins encoded in a region of the Populus nigra chromosome 3, ddPopNigr1.1, whole genome shotgun sequence genome:
- the LOC133690187 gene encoding sucrose synthase-like yields MSVLTRVQSIRERLDETLKTHRNEIVALLTRIEGKGKGILQHHQIIAEFEAISEEIRKILAGGAFSEVLRSTQEAIVLPPWVALAVRPRPGVWEYVRVNVQALVVEELRVAEYLHFKEELVDGGSNGNFVLELDFEPFSASFPRPTLSKYIGNGVEFLNRHLSAKLFHDKESLHPLLAFLKVHCHKGKNMMLNDRIHNLDSLQYVLRKAEEYLSSLKPETPYSQFEHKFQEIGLERGWGNTAERVLQMIQLLLDLLEAPDPCTLETFLGRIPMVFNVVIMSPHGYFAQDNVLGYPDTGGQVVYILDQVRALENEMLLRIKQQGLDIIPRILIITRLLPDAVGTTCGQRLEKVYGSEHCDILRVPFRDEKGMVRKWISRFEVWPYLETYTEDVAAEIAKELQGKPDLIIGNYSDGNVVASLLAHKLGVTECTIAHALEKTKYPDSDIYWKKFDEKYHFSCQFTADLFAMNHTDFIITSTFQEIAGSKDTVGQYESHTAFTLPGLYRVVHGIDVFDPKFNIVSPGADESIYFPYTEEKLRLTSFHEEIEELLYSSVENDEHLCVLKDRNKPILFTMARLDRVKNLTGLVEWYGKNTKLRELANLVVVGGDRRKESKDIEEQAEMKKMYSHIEKYNLNGQFRWISSQMNRVRNGELYRYICDTKGAFVQPALYEAFGLTVVEAMTCGLPTFATCNGGPAEIIVHGKSGFHIDPYHGVQAAELLVDFFEKCKADPTYWDKISQGGLQRIQEKYTWKIYSQRLLTLTGVYGFWKHVSNLDHRESRRYLEMFYALKYRKLADSVPLTIE; encoded by the exons ATGTCTGTACTTACTCGTGTCCAAAGCATTCGTGAACGTTTGGATGAGACCCTCAAGACTCATCGCAACGAGATTGTTGCCTTACTGACCAG GATTGAAGGCAAGGGAAAAGGAATTCTTCAACACCACCAGATTATTGCTGAGTTTGAAGCAATCTCTGAAGAGATCAGGAAGATATTGGCGGGTGGTGCTTTTTCTGAAGTTCTCAGATCCACACAG GAAGCAATTGTTTTGCCTCCATGGGTTGCCCTTGCTGTTCGCCCAAGGCCTGGTGTCTGGGAGTACGTCAGAGTGAATGTCCAAGCACTTGTTGTTGAGGAGTTGCGTGTTGCTGAGTATCTTCATTTCAAGGAGGAACTTGTTGATGGAGG CTCCAATGGCAACTTCGTGCTTGAATTGGACTTTGAACCATTCAGTGCATCTTTCCCTCGCCCAACTCTTTCAAAGTACATTGGTAACGGTGTTGAGTTCCTCAACCGCCACCTTTCAGCTAAGTTGTTCCATGACAAGGAAAGCCTGCACCCCCTGCTTGCATTTCTCAAGGTGCACTGTCACAAGGGGAAG AATATGATGCTGAATGACAGAATTCATAACCTAGACTCTCTGCAATATGTTCTGAGAAAGGCCGAGGAATATCTGTCTTCTCTGAAACCTGAGACTCCATACTCTCAATTCGAACACAAGTTCCAGGAGATCGGCTTAGAGAGAGGATGGGGCAATACTGCTGAGCGTGTTCTTCAgatgattcaacttcttttgGATCTTCTTGAGGCACCAGATCCCTGCACTCTTGAAACTTTCCTTGGCAGAATTCCTATGGTCTTCAATGTCGTGATCATGTCCCCTCATGGATACTTCGCCCAAGACAATGTTTTAGGGTATCCTGATACCGGAGGCCAG GTTGTTTACATTTTGGATCAAGTTCGTGCCTTGGAGAATGAAATGCTTCTGCGTATCAAGCAGCAAGGACTTGATATCATCCCCCGAATTCTCATT ATTACTCGACTGCTCCCTGATGCAGTAGGAACCACTTGTGGACAACGTCTGGAGAAAGTCTATGGATCGGAGCATTGTGATATTCTTCGAGTTCCCTTCAGAGATGAAAAGGGAATGGTCCGGAAATGGATTTCTCGCTTTGAAGTTTGGCCATACCTAGAAACTTACACTGAG GATGTTGCTGCTGAAATTGCCAAGGAGTTGCAGGGAAAGCCTGATCTGATCATTGGAAATTACAGTGATGGAAACGTTGTTGCCTCCTTGCTAGCACACAAATTAGGTGTTACAGAG TGCACTATTGCACATGCTCTAGAAAAAACAAAGTACCCAGATTCAGATATTTACTGGAAGAAGTTTGATGAAAAGTATCACTTTTCATGCCAGTTTACAGCTGATCTTTTTGCCATGAACCATACAGATTTCATCATCACCAGCACATTCCAAGAGATTGCTGGAAG CAAGGATACTGTTGGACAGTACGAGAGCCACACTGCTTTCACTCTCCCTGGCCTCTACAGAGTTGTTCATGGTATCGATGTATTTGATCCCAAATTCAACATTGTATCCCCTGGTGCTGACGAGAGCATATACTTCCCTTACACTGAGGAGAAACTTAGGTTGACTTCTTtccatgaagaaattgaagaactTCTTTACAGCTCCGTTGAGAACGACGAGCACTT ATGTGTGCTTAAAGACCGCAACAAGCCAATTCTATTCACCATGGCGAGGCTGGACAGAGTTAAGAATTTAACTGGTCTTGTAGAATGGTATGGAAAGAATACCAAGCTGCGCGAATTAGCTAATCTTGTTGTAGTTGGTGGTGATAGAAGAAAGGAGTCTAAAGATATAGAAGAGCAAGCTGAGATGAAGAAAATGTACAGTCATATAGAGAAATACAACTTGAATGGCCAGTTCAGATGGATTTCTTCTCAGATGAACCGCGTGAGGAATGGAGAGCTCTACCGTTACATTTGTGATACCAAGGGAGCTTTCGTGCAGCCTGCTTTGTATGAGGCTTTTGGATTGACTGTTGTTGAGGCCATGACATGTGGTTTGCCAACCTTTGCTACTTGCAATGGTGGTCCTGCTGAGATCATTGTGCATGGAAAATCCGGATTCCATATTGATCCTTACCATGGAGTACAGGCTGCTGAACTCCTTGTTGACTTCTTTGAGAAGTGCAAGGCTGATCCCACTTACTGGGACAAAATCTCCCAGGGAGGCCTGCAGCGAATCCAAGAGAA GTACACCTGGAAAATTTACTCTCAAAGGCTCCTGACTCTCACAGGAGTTTATGGCTTCTGGAAGCATGTTTCCAACCTCGATCATCGTGAGAGCCGTCGCTATCTGGAAATGTTCTATGCACTCAAATATCGCAAATTG GCTGATTCTGTTCCTTTGACTATCGAGTAA